A single genomic interval of Mucilaginibacter boryungensis harbors:
- the hemE gene encoding uroporphyrinogen decarboxylase, producing MNDSLFIKAAFSEKTERPPIWMMRQAGRFMPQYWEIKNKYSFLEMCKTPEIAADVTMLPVDLLGIDAAILFSDILVTGEAMGGDLSFTAGVGPKFANPIRTQADIDALQTDVGDKLQYVADAIKVIQQRLNGSIPLIGFAGAPFTVMSYLVEGGSSKDFKLTKLMLHNEPEMAHQLLSKIATVTADYLNLQIAAGVNAIQIFDSWAQALAWDDYKEFSHRYIAEIISKLNRKDIPVISFCKGSSVFAPLMAEAKPDVISIDWNVDLLDIKQRLPQNIAVQGNLDPHILYADKKVIKERIYRLFDRMKGTNGFIFNLGHGIMPDIPFDNVKYAVEVIKEFRY from the coding sequence ATGAACGATTCACTATTTATAAAAGCCGCATTTTCAGAAAAGACAGAACGCCCGCCCATATGGATGATGCGCCAGGCCGGACGCTTTATGCCCCAGTACTGGGAAATAAAAAACAAATACTCGTTCCTGGAAATGTGCAAAACGCCAGAGATTGCCGCCGATGTTACCATGCTGCCGGTTGATTTGCTGGGTATTGATGCTGCCATCCTGTTCTCGGATATTTTAGTTACCGGCGAAGCCATGGGTGGGGACTTGAGCTTTACTGCTGGGGTAGGGCCGAAATTTGCTAACCCCATACGTACACAGGCCGATATTGACGCTTTACAAACTGATGTAGGTGATAAACTGCAATATGTGGCCGATGCTATTAAAGTTATTCAGCAACGTTTAAACGGCAGCATTCCGCTGATCGGTTTTGCCGGCGCACCTTTTACGGTAATGAGTTATTTGGTGGAAGGCGGGTCATCAAAAGATTTTAAGCTGACCAAGCTGATGCTGCACAACGAACCTGAAATGGCGCATCAATTATTATCTAAAATAGCAACAGTTACTGCTGACTACCTGAACTTGCAAATTGCCGCTGGTGTAAACGCCATCCAGATATTTGATAGTTGGGCACAGGCTTTGGCATGGGATGATTATAAAGAGTTTTCGCACCGTTATATCGCCGAGATCATCAGTAAACTGAACCGCAAGGATATCCCGGTAATATCATTCTGCAAAGGTAGTTCGGTTTTCGCGCCGCTAATGGCCGAAGCCAAGCCGGATGTCATATCCATAGACTGGAATGTTGACCTGTTGGATATTAAGCAGCGCTTACCGCAAAATATAGCTGTACAAGGCAACCTTGATCCGCATATTTTATACGCAGATAAGAAAGTAATTAAAGAACGCATCTACCGCCTGTTCGATAGGATGAAGGGCACTAACGGCTTCATATTTAAT
- a CDS encoding tetratricopeptide repeat protein translates to MFTNKARVLVIVVFLLLMGFFAYQHSYELVGVVLLFVILLIWGYFKEGPIILAAKYFHKKEYAKAESLLRQIANPNLLSKKRRGFYEFILGGICMQKQDFEEAEQHYELAAQYPLRTVNDHVAALVHVANISIRNGKYEKAEAYLQLAKDKEEQVTAKMKSVISQIEEVLKKHHKEDSGK, encoded by the coding sequence ATGTTCACTAATAAAGCCCGGGTTTTAGTTATTGTCGTTTTTTTATTGCTGATGGGCTTTTTTGCTTATCAGCATAGCTATGAATTGGTAGGCGTTGTCCTGCTGTTTGTTATCCTTTTAATTTGGGGGTATTTTAAAGAAGGGCCGATCATCCTGGCTGCTAAATATTTCCATAAAAAGGAATATGCCAAAGCAGAAAGCTTATTACGCCAGATAGCAAACCCCAACTTATTAAGCAAAAAACGACGCGGCTTTTACGAGTTTATTTTGGGCGGCATTTGCATGCAGAAACAGGATTTTGAAGAAGCCGAGCAGCATTATGAACTGGCTGCGCAATATCCTTTGCGTACAGTGAACGACCATGTAGCGGCGTTGGTACATGTAGCCAACATCAGCATTCGTAACGGGAAATATGAAAAAGCTGAAGCTTACCTGCAACTGGCAAAAGATAAAGAGGAGCAGGTGACAGCTAAAATGAAAAGCGTAATTTCGCAGATTGAAGAAGTATTAAAAAAACACCATAAGGAAGATTCAGGAAAATAG
- a CDS encoding response regulator transcription factor, with protein sequence MLSKKRILLAEDEEHLLEAIKLNLELEGYKVSTATNGKKALQIFKEERFNLVILDVMMPEVDGFVVAETIRLENTEVPIMFLTAKNTNEDKISGLKKGADDYLTKPFNLEELILRVNNLVKRSLKGEDLKEFNSYKIGGKTIHFNSFELVNEDGSITPLTKKETMLLKLLIERRNDAVSREQILETVWNYDVYPSTRTIDNFILTFRKYFEPDPKNPVYFHSIRGVGYKFTDNQH encoded by the coding sequence ATGCTTAGCAAAAAAAGAATTTTACTGGCCGAAGATGAAGAGCATCTGTTAGAAGCCATCAAATTAAACCTTGAGCTTGAAGGTTACAAGGTATCTACCGCTACTAACGGCAAAAAAGCCCTGCAAATATTTAAAGAAGAGCGTTTTAACCTGGTGATACTGGACGTGATGATGCCCGAGGTAGATGGTTTTGTAGTTGCTGAAACTATCCGCCTGGAAAATACCGAGGTGCCTATTATGTTCCTTACCGCAAAAAATACTAACGAGGATAAAATATCGGGTCTAAAAAAAGGCGCTGATGATTACCTGACCAAGCCATTCAATCTGGAAGAACTGATCCTGCGTGTAAATAACCTGGTGAAACGCAGCCTGAAAGGTGAAGACCTGAAAGAGTTTAACAGCTATAAAATTGGCGGGAAAACCATTCATTTCAACTCGTTTGAATTGGTAAACGAAGACGGTTCTATTACCCCGTTAACTAAAAAAGAAACCATGCTGCTGAAATTGCTGATAGAGCGCCGTAATGATGCCGTATCGCGTGAGCAGATTTTGGAAACCGTATGGAACTATGATGTTTATCCATCAACCCGTACTATTGATAATTTTATCCTGACCTTCCGTAAATATTTTGAACCCGATCCTAAAAACCCGGTATATTTCCATTCTATCCGTGGCGTAGGTTATAAGTTTACCGATAATCAGCATTAA
- a CDS encoding sensor histidine kinase — protein sequence MKKPFVIFYATIIYALAQLFWWGYRLVILQPTRIGMVLSEGSMFLMVFALGAWSLHKTVNKERRLHEQKKNFLLSVTHELKSPLASIKLYLQTISKRDLNRQQIVSFLDKCLLDVERLDDLVENMLLASKIENQSYTFPKEKFSLSALVDSVVNRLQINKCDFNQQLINAEIEPKIEITGDKFALSSVVTNLVENAIKYSQPCEEVSVKLFRKDDGIYLQVADRGIGISDDEKDRIFERFYRVGSEDTRNTKGTGLGLYIVKQVLDKHDATIHVRDNRPAGSIFEVVF from the coding sequence ATGAAGAAGCCATTTGTGATATTTTATGCTACCATCATTTACGCGCTGGCGCAGTTATTTTGGTGGGGGTATCGTTTGGTAATATTGCAGCCAACCCGCATAGGCATGGTGTTGAGCGAGGGCTCGATGTTTTTAATGGTGTTTGCCCTGGGCGCCTGGAGTTTACATAAAACGGTGAACAAAGAACGAAGGCTGCACGAACAGAAAAAGAATTTCCTGCTATCGGTAACGCACGAGTTAAAATCGCCGCTGGCCTCCATTAAACTATATCTTCAAACTATCAGCAAACGCGATCTGAACAGGCAGCAGATCGTAAGTTTTTTAGATAAATGTTTGCTTGATGTAGAGCGGCTGGATGACCTGGTGGAAAATATGCTATTGGCATCAAAAATTGAAAATCAATCGTACACCTTTCCTAAAGAGAAGTTCAGCCTGTCGGCTTTGGTGGATAGTGTAGTGAACCGTTTGCAGATCAATAAATGCGATTTTAACCAGCAATTGATCAATGCGGAGATTGAACCTAAAATAGAGATCACCGGGGATAAATTCGCTTTGTCATCGGTAGTAACTAACCTGGTAGAAAATGCCATCAAATATTCGCAACCATGCGAAGAGGTGAGTGTGAAACTGTTTAGGAAAGATGACGGCATTTATTTACAGGTAGCTGATAGGGGGATCGGTATATCCGATGATGAGAAAGACCGTATATTTGAACGTTTTTACCGTGTAGGCAGCGAGGATACAAGGAACACAAAAGGCACGGGTTTAGGTTTATACATAGTTAAACAGGTATTGGATAAGCACGACGCTACCATACATGTACGTGATAATCGCCCGGCGGGAAGTATTTTTGAAGTGGTGTTTTAA
- the hemL gene encoding glutamate-1-semialdehyde 2,1-aminomutase, translated as MSEIKDISRTKSAELYEKAKTFFPGGVNSPVRAFKSVYGTPLFIQKGNGSHIWDADGNEFIDFCCSWGPLILGHNHPAVREKVIEVMQNGMSFGAPTALENELAELILTNNKFIEKIRFVSSGTEAVMSAIRLARGYTKRDKILKFEGCYHGHVDALLVKAGSGLVTFGETSSAGVPKAFADETIVIALNDREALQKAFEEFKDQIAAVIIEPIPANNGLLLQQQGFLQFLREQCTANGTMLIFDEVISGFRVGFEGAAGLYGIQPDIITYGKIIGGGMPVGAYGASAAIMGNISPEGPVYQAGTLSGNPVAMGAGIAQLTELLKPSFYQDLETKTTAFVSAIQQYVAEKGYGFKIFQIGSIFWFAFTGQEHIRRADEINAGSMSHFKVFHRELLNRGVYLGPSGYEVGFVSAAHTADDMEKTKLAIFDSLDIVFNK; from the coding sequence ATGAGTGAAATAAAAGATATCAGCAGGACCAAGTCTGCGGAATTGTATGAGAAGGCCAAGACGTTTTTCCCGGGTGGGGTAAACTCGCCGGTACGGGCGTTTAAATCGGTTTATGGCACACCGCTGTTTATCCAGAAGGGTAATGGCAGTCATATTTGGGATGCGGACGGTAACGAGTTTATCGATTTCTGTTGCTCGTGGGGGCCGTTGATCCTTGGGCATAACCATCCGGCTGTGCGCGAGAAGGTGATTGAAGTGATGCAGAACGGCATGTCCTTCGGCGCGCCAACCGCGTTGGAAAATGAACTGGCTGAACTGATACTGACCAACAACAAATTCATTGAAAAGATACGCTTTGTAAGTTCGGGTACCGAGGCGGTAATGTCGGCTATCAGGCTGGCGCGGGGATATACCAAACGCGACAAAATATTAAAATTCGAAGGCTGCTATCACGGTCATGTGGATGCGCTGCTGGTTAAGGCAGGTTCAGGCCTGGTAACTTTCGGCGAAACCTCATCAGCAGGCGTACCCAAAGCATTTGCCGATGAAACTATAGTTATTGCGCTTAATGACAGGGAAGCTTTACAAAAAGCATTTGAAGAATTTAAAGATCAGATAGCCGCAGTCATTATCGAGCCTATACCGGCTAACAATGGGTTGCTGTTACAACAGCAAGGGTTTTTACAGTTCCTGCGCGAGCAATGTACTGCCAACGGTACCATGCTGATATTTGATGAGGTGATCTCCGGTTTCCGTGTTGGCTTTGAAGGCGCGGCAGGATTATATGGTATACAGCCGGATATCATCACTTACGGTAAAATTATAGGCGGCGGGATGCCGGTTGGCGCGTATGGCGCTTCGGCAGCCATTATGGGCAATATATCACCTGAAGGCCCGGTTTACCAGGCCGGGACATTATCGGGTAACCCGGTAGCCATGGGCGCTGGCATTGCGCAGCTAACAGAATTGTTAAAACCAAGTTTTTACCAGGATCTGGAGACGAAGACAACAGCATTCGTTTCTGCCATACAACAGTACGTTGCCGAAAAAGGCTACGGCTTTAAGATATTCCAGATCGGTTCTATATTCTGGTTCGCGTTTACAGGGCAGGAGCATATCCGCAGGGCCGATGAAATTAATGCCGGCAGTATGTCGCACTTTAAAGTATTTCACCGCGAACTGCTAAACCGTGGCGTATATCTGGGCCCGTCGGGTTACGAAGTTGGTTTTGTATCAGCAGCCCATACCGCCGACGATATGGAAAAAACAAAATTGGCTATATTTGATAGTTTGGATATAGTTTTTAACAAATAG
- the hemB gene encoding porphobilinogen synthase — MLQRPRRNRKSEVIRQMVQETHISAANLIFPLFIIEGNNQKTEVASMPGIFRYSIDNLLREVESCMKLGLKSFDLFPNISEELKDKYATESHREESLYLRAIKQVKQNFPEACVITDVAMDPYSSDGHDGIVENGEILNDETLEVLGKMALAHARMGADIIAPSDMMDGRVGYIRQVLDDNGFSGVSIMSYCAKYASAFYGPFRDALNSAPKFGDKKTYQMNPANQREALIEAQLDEAEGADFLMVKPGLPYLDVIKLLKDNTELPIAAYNVSGEYAMLKAAAERGWLNEQRAVAEVLTSLRRAGASAILTYHAKEVLENKWL, encoded by the coding sequence ATGCTACAACGACCAAGACGAAACCGAAAAAGCGAAGTAATACGCCAAATGGTGCAGGAAACGCACATAAGCGCGGCTAACCTGATATTCCCTTTATTTATTATTGAGGGTAACAATCAAAAAACCGAGGTGGCTTCAATGCCTGGTATCTTCCGATATTCCATAGATAATCTGTTACGCGAAGTGGAAAGCTGTATGAAGCTTGGGTTAAAATCATTTGATCTTTTCCCGAACATCAGCGAAGAGCTAAAAGATAAATATGCTACTGAAAGCCACCGCGAGGAAAGTTTGTACTTGCGGGCTATTAAACAGGTAAAACAAAACTTTCCGGAAGCGTGTGTAATTACCGATGTGGCGATGGATCCATATAGCAGCGATGGCCACGACGGGATTGTGGAGAACGGCGAAATATTGAACGACGAAACTTTAGAGGTGTTGGGTAAGATGGCCCTGGCACATGCGCGCATGGGTGCCGATATTATTGCGCCAAGCGATATGATGGATGGCAGAGTAGGTTATATACGGCAGGTGCTGGATGATAATGGCTTTAGCGGCGTAAGTATCATGTCGTATTGTGCTAAATATGCCAGCGCGTTTTACGGCCCTTTCAGGGATGCATTAAATTCGGCGCCTAAGTTTGGCGATAAGAAAACTTACCAGATGAACCCGGCGAACCAGCGTGAAGCTTTAATTGAAGCCCAGCTTGACGAAGCCGAAGGTGCCGATTTCCTGATGGTAAAACCGGGTTTGCCTTACCTGGACGTAATAAAACTTTTAAAAGACAATACCGAACTGCCTATAGCAGCTTATAATGTAAGCGGTGAATACGCCATGCTGAAAGCCGCGGCTGAACGTGGCTGGTTGAACGAACAGCGCGCCGTAGCCGAGGTGCTGACCAGCCTGCGCAGGGCAGGGGCCAGTGCCATATTGACCTATCACGCTAAGGAAGTGCTGGAGAATAAGTGGTTGTAG
- the hemC gene encoding hydroxymethylbilane synthase, whose translation MTTLSLERKLTIGTRGSELALWQANFVKDRLAEINITAELKIIKTQGDRILNLSFDKLEGKGFFTKELEEELLAGTIDLAVHSHKDLPTENPPGLIIAAVSEREDPAELLLILKDCVEVKHKLSVKFGGMVGTSSNRRKAQLLAVRPDLEIEELRGNVPTRIGKLRDEKYDAIMIAKAGVSRLGIDLSEFHVEELTPTEFIPAPAQGVLAIQIRETDSELFEALQALNHPKVAKELSVERKVLKSFGGGCHLPLGCYCRKHDGEYQIFVSKADEGDEFPDRLFIQTKDIKGIEERILTYYAKNRQFPKKVFISRDVSEQSYFRRALEKHKIEIEGRSLIRTVPVITRFDSYILKSVDWVFFTSKNAVEYFFNLKPLFPKKVKFGVMGTGSEDMLRRNGHLADYVGDSGDTAQVGRDFAKLANGHTVLFPGSESAMRSVQKEMSAATRIIDLPVYETVLVDEVKASDAEVLVFTSPSNVEAYFSDNLADFNQKLIAIGKSTGNKLTELGLKYTLPFSPDEVGLAEAVFGL comes from the coding sequence ATGACAACTCTCTCTTTGGAAAGAAAATTAACTATAGGAACACGGGGAAGCGAATTGGCCTTATGGCAGGCTAATTTTGTTAAGGACAGGCTGGCAGAAATAAATATTACTGCCGAGCTTAAAATTATAAAAACCCAGGGCGACCGTATCCTGAACCTGAGCTTTGATAAGCTGGAAGGCAAGGGTTTTTTCACTAAAGAACTGGAAGAAGAATTATTGGCAGGTACTATTGACCTGGCGGTACACTCGCACAAGGACCTGCCCACAGAAAACCCTCCGGGACTCATTATCGCGGCAGTTTCAGAACGGGAAGACCCGGCTGAACTGTTGCTGATTCTGAAAGATTGCGTAGAGGTTAAACATAAATTATCGGTAAAGTTTGGCGGGATGGTAGGCACCTCATCCAACCGCCGCAAGGCCCAGCTGCTGGCCGTACGCCCCGATCTTGAAATTGAGGAATTGCGCGGCAATGTACCTACGCGCATAGGCAAGCTACGTGACGAAAAATACGACGCTATTATGATAGCCAAAGCCGGTGTTAGCCGGTTAGGTATCGATTTGAGCGAGTTTCATGTAGAAGAGCTAACCCCAACCGAATTTATCCCCGCGCCGGCACAAGGCGTGCTGGCTATACAGATACGCGAAACAGATAGCGAACTGTTTGAAGCTTTGCAGGCATTGAACCATCCAAAGGTGGCTAAAGAGCTTTCCGTAGAACGCAAAGTGCTAAAAAGCTTTGGCGGCGGCTGTCATTTACCTTTAGGCTGCTATTGCCGTAAGCACGATGGCGAGTACCAGATATTTGTTTCGAAAGCCGATGAAGGCGATGAATTTCCCGACCGGTTGTTTATCCAGACAAAAGATATTAAAGGAATTGAAGAACGCATATTAACGTATTATGCTAAAAACAGGCAATTCCCTAAAAAGGTATTTATCTCGCGCGATGTTTCTGAACAAAGCTATTTCCGCCGCGCGCTAGAAAAGCATAAGATAGAAATAGAAGGCCGGTCGCTGATACGTACTGTACCGGTAATTACCCGGTTCGATTCGTACATATTGAAAAGTGTGGATTGGGTATTTTTTACAAGTAAAAATGCCGTAGAGTATTTCTTTAACCTGAAACCATTGTTCCCTAAAAAGGTGAAATTTGGGGTGATGGGTACCGGCTCGGAAGATATGCTGCGCCGTAACGGGCACTTAGCCGATTATGTGGGCGATAGCGGGGATACTGCGCAGGTAGGTCGCGATTTTGCCAAACTTGCCAATGGGCATACCGTATTGTTTCCGGGTTCGGAAAGCGCTATGCGCAGTGTGCAAAAGGAAATGTCGGCTGCTACCCGGATCATTGACCTGCCGGTTTACGAAACCGTACTGGTTGATGAAGTAAAGGCTTCAGATGCCGAAGTGTTGGTGTTTACCAGCCCTTCAAACGTAGAAGCTTATTTCAGTGATAACCTGGCGGACTTCAATCAAAAACTGATAGCCATAGGTAAATCAACCGGGAATAAACTAACCGAATTAGGATTAAAATATACGCTGCCTTTCTCGCCCGATGAAGTTGGGCTGGCCGAGGCGGTGTTTGGGCTATAG
- the hemA gene encoding glutamyl-tRNA reductase — translation MKYLKVIAFTHKQVELKELGKLVVCQDSLLPKLRQVKDQFNIPEIFYLATCNRVAFIMATEQVVDKAFACKFIEAMEMGLCSHHTNLFVEAASIYEDQEALNHLLRTSCSLESLVVGEKEILAQVRKAYESAREAGLTGDHLRMVMGCAVKAAKEVYTHTNISKNPISVVSLAYRKLRDLKLCTNARVIIIGAGETNRNISKYLQKHKFSNFAVFNRTLSKAQELAADLNGEAYDLEALKTYNKGFDVIITCTSATQPVITPEIYAQLLNGCTEKKTIVDLAIPNDTDPEILEKFAVNFIEVHSLNEIAQKNIQERYQELVHAEKIINQNINEFLPQLKQRRIELAMRQVPEKIKEIRNTAINSVFAEEVQGMDEQSREILEKVMNYMEKKYISVPMVMAKEILINQ, via the coding sequence TTGAAGTATCTAAAGGTTATTGCTTTTACGCACAAACAAGTCGAGTTGAAGGAACTGGGAAAGCTGGTAGTTTGTCAGGACAGCCTATTACCCAAACTAAGGCAGGTTAAAGATCAATTTAATATTCCAGAAATTTTTTACCTGGCTACCTGTAACCGCGTAGCGTTTATTATGGCAACTGAACAGGTGGTTGATAAAGCCTTTGCCTGCAAGTTTATTGAAGCCATGGAAATGGGTCTGTGCAGCCACCACACTAATTTGTTTGTAGAGGCTGCCAGTATATACGAAGACCAGGAAGCCTTAAACCATTTGCTGCGCACTTCATGCAGTCTGGAAAGCCTGGTAGTAGGCGAGAAAGAGATACTTGCCCAGGTACGCAAAGCTTATGAAAGCGCCCGCGAGGCCGGCCTTACCGGCGATCATCTGCGTATGGTAATGGGTTGCGCTGTTAAAGCTGCCAAGGAAGTTTATACCCATACCAATATCTCCAAAAACCCAATTTCGGTAGTATCGTTAGCCTACCGCAAACTACGCGACCTGAAATTGTGCACCAATGCCCGTGTAATTATTATCGGCGCCGGAGAAACCAACCGTAATATTTCCAAATACCTGCAAAAGCATAAGTTCAGCAACTTCGCGGTATTTAACCGTACGCTATCAAAAGCACAGGAACTGGCTGCCGACCTGAATGGCGAGGCGTACGACCTGGAAGCGCTGAAAACCTATAACAAGGGTTTTGATGTAATTATTACCTGTACATCGGCCACACAACCGGTTATTACCCCCGAAATCTACGCGCAGTTATTAAACGGCTGCACCGAAAAGAAGACTATCGTCGATCTGGCTATCCCTAACGATACCGACCCGGAAATACTGGAAAAATTTGCGGTTAACTTTATAGAAGTACACTCGCTAAACGAGATTGCCCAAAAGAATATCCAGGAACGCTACCAGGAACTGGTACACGCCGAAAAGATCATCAACCAAAATATCAACGAGTTTTTACCGCAATTAAAACAACGCCGCATTGAACTGGCCATGCGCCAGGTACCCGAAAAGATCAAAGAGATCCGCAACACGGCCATCAATTCTGTTTTTGCCGAGGAAGTGCAGGGCATGGACGAGCAATCGCGCGAGATACTGGAGAAAGTGATGAACTACATGGAGAAAAAGTACATCAGCGTACCCATGGTGATGGCTAAAGAGATACTGATCAATCAGTAA
- a CDS encoding DUF4159 domain-containing protein, translated as MAVSPKFTFARLSYHSGDWDTDQRMPSNILNSLLEYTTISFDAKEKVVPLSSSDIFNYPFFYLSGHKLVQFDAQERANFKKYVENGGFVFVDDCNHDIDGLFAKSFEAQMAALFGPAALKKIPNNHNIYNAFFKFEKGPPNTTFELNGWGDDLVHDYLKAIEIKGRIGVLYSNKDYGCEWDYDFRNKRFLAEDNTKFGVNIVVYAMGG; from the coding sequence ATGGCTGTTAGTCCGAAATTTACTTTTGCCCGTTTAAGCTACCATTCCGGCGATTGGGATACCGATCAAAGGATGCCGTCGAATATCCTCAACTCGTTATTAGAATATACTACCATATCGTTTGACGCGAAGGAGAAGGTTGTGCCCCTAAGCAGCAGCGATATTTTTAATTACCCTTTCTTTTACCTGAGCGGGCATAAACTGGTGCAGTTTGATGCCCAGGAGCGCGCCAACTTTAAAAAGTATGTAGAGAACGGCGGCTTTGTGTTTGTAGATGATTGCAACCATGATATTGACGGCCTGTTCGCCAAATCGTTCGAAGCGCAGATGGCGGCCTTATTTGGTCCTGCCGCGCTGAAGAAGATCCCTAACAATCACAACATCTATAACGCTTTTTTTAAGTTTGAAAAAGGTCCGCCCAATACCACTTTTGAACTAAACGGTTGGGGCGACGACCTGGTGCACGACTACCTGAAGGCCATAGAAATAAAAGGCCGTATTGGCGTGCTATACAGCAATAAAGACTATGGCTGCGAATGGGATTACGATTTCCGCAACAAGCGTTTCCTTGCTGAAGATAACACCAAGTTTGGGGTGAATATTGTGGTTTATGCGATGGGTGGGTAA
- a CDS encoding AAA family ATPase, translated as MTAELTEKEIKSLLDKLPQLKTEIQKVIVGQDHILDELLVAFLAGGHCLLEGVPGLAKTLIVKTMSQALKLAFRRIQFTPDLMPTDIIGTEILEEDHATGKRFFKFNKGPLFANIILADEINRTPPKTQAALLEAMQEFEVTYGGQTYPLDKPFFILATQNPIEQAGTYPLPEAQLDRFLLLIKIGYPTDQEEFDILNRTTGTKKADVQAIISAEEIQQAQALVRQVNINEDLVRYVSQIIRATRPDTTTVPYIKEWVRWGAGPRAGQALILTAKARALLKGRYAVLPEDIHAMAYPVLRHRILMNFKAEAENITSDRVTEELIKVIERPKAL; from the coding sequence ATGACTGCCGAACTGACGGAAAAAGAAATAAAATCACTGCTGGACAAACTTCCGCAATTAAAAACCGAGATACAGAAAGTAATTGTTGGGCAGGACCATATCCTGGATGAACTACTGGTAGCTTTCCTTGCCGGCGGGCATTGCCTGCTGGAGGGGGTACCCGGACTGGCTAAAACGCTGATCGTAAAAACCATGTCGCAGGCGCTGAAACTGGCTTTCAGGCGCATACAGTTTACTCCTGATTTGATGCCGACGGATATAATCGGTACCGAAATTTTAGAAGAAGACCATGCTACCGGTAAGCGTTTTTTCAAGTTCAATAAAGGCCCCCTATTCGCCAATATTATTTTGGCTGATGAGATAAACCGCACACCGCCCAAAACACAGGCAGCGCTGCTGGAAGCCATGCAGGAGTTTGAAGTAACTTACGGTGGGCAAACTTACCCGCTGGACAAGCCCTTCTTTATCCTGGCTACCCAAAACCCTATTGAGCAGGCTGGGACCTATCCCCTGCCTGAAGCGCAGCTTGACCGTTTTTTGCTGTTAATTAAGATAGGCTACCCTACCGACCAGGAGGAGTTTGATATACTGAACCGCACCACAGGCACTAAAAAAGCCGATGTGCAGGCTATTATATCAGCCGAAGAGATACAGCAGGCGCAGGCATTAGTGAGACAAGTAAATATTAATGAAGATTTGGTACGATACGTCAGCCAGATCATCCGTGCTACCCGGCCTGATACCACAACCGTACCTTATATAAAGGAATGGGTACGCTGGGGTGCTGGTCCACGCGCAGGGCAGGCGCTGATATTGACGGCTAAAGCGCGGGCATTACTAAAAGGCCGCTACGCCGTGCTACCCGAAGACATCCACGCCATGGCTTACCCGGTACTGCGTCACCGCATACTGATGAACTTTAAAGCTGAAGCTGAAAATATTACTTCGGACAGGGTGACTGAGGAACTGATAAAAGTAATTGAACGGCCGAAGGCTTTATAA
- a CDS encoding DUF58 domain-containing protein: protein MLDPKVLMTIKDLPLLAKTVIDGFMNGFNKSTVKGPGLEFSQYRSYQPGDDLRWLDWRMFARSDRYYIRESEVETSISVRFLIDASASMNHEDNGLKKIDYARFLAASLAYLANLQGDSVGLYTFQDGGLFSLASKPDPQHLKRLYYHLEEIKPAGKFTQPVHYKELFAGNGRKEMLIFITDMYQQNGEISKLLDSLSALKHEVIVFQLMGQNELDLNFKGHSTLEDLETGETIQISTQQAKAYQESLQQHLSGIRMELLGKHIVHRLISTAEPLDKALRDFLVQRNKT, encoded by the coding sequence ATGCTCGATCCCAAAGTATTAATGACCATTAAGGATTTGCCATTACTGGCAAAAACGGTTATTGATGGCTTTATGAATGGGTTTAATAAAAGCACAGTTAAAGGCCCGGGGTTGGAATTTAGCCAATACCGCAGCTACCAGCCCGGCGATGACCTACGCTGGCTGGATTGGCGCATGTTTGCCCGGTCGGACAGGTATTATATCCGCGAGTCTGAGGTAGAAACGAGTATATCTGTGCGGTTTTTAATAGATGCCAGCGCCAGCATGAACCACGAGGACAATGGCCTAAAAAAGATAGATTACGCGCGTTTTCTGGCGGCATCGCTGGCTTATCTGGCTAACCTGCAGGGCGATTCGGTTGGACTTTACACTTTCCAGGATGGCGGTTTGTTCTCGTTGGCCTCTAAACCCGATCCGCAGCATTTAAAGCGTTTATATTATCATCTGGAGGAGATTAAACCCGCGGGAAAATTTACGCAACCGGTGCATTATAAAGAGCTATTTGCAGGCAACGGCCGAAAGGAGATGCTGATATTCATTACCGATATGTATCAGCAAAACGGCGAGATCAGTAAATTACTGGATTCCTTGTCGGCCCTGAAGCACGAGGTTATTGTTTTCCAGTTGATGGGCCAAAATGAGCTTGACCTTAATTTTAAAGGTCATTCTACGCTGGAAGACCTGGAAACCGGGGAAACCATACAGATCAGCACGCAACAGGCCAAAGCTTACCAGGAAAGTTTGCAGCAGCATTTATCCGGCATCAGGATGGAATTACTGGGCAAGCATATAGTGCACCGATTAATCAGCACCGCCGAACCGTTGGATAAAGCGCTAAGGGATTTTTTGGTACAGAGGAATAAAACATAA